The Alphaproteobacteria bacterium genome includes a window with the following:
- a CDS encoding FAD-dependent oxidoreductase has protein sequence MSKPFRRRHDSADLEIEVDGARIPARTGESAAAAMLAAGIAAFGADPKGAARGPACMMGSCFQCACTIDGVPDARACRVSVAPGMKISTAAARAPARPIQTPVEIDAEVAVVGAGPAGGACALALAAEGLRVTLIDDNAAAGGQIWRKRFDAEQGGGAWLRSRLTATKDRIDHRAGYEVLGRGADGALMLADRDGRGTISRARHLVIAAGALEVPNPIPGWTLPGVVNLGALQILAKADGVIPDGPVLLAGAGPLLYVVAHDLVVSGVRPVAVVDAAPWPSIDVLKALSTAPGLFRQALKYEWKLRAARVPILRGSRIERIERNGEALRVSASGGRRFDVAVVGTSLGLRPNIELAAQAGAALAHDPLLGGWHARVDAQGATSQSGIYAIGETRGIGGVEVALCDGVITAAAIIEAEGRIPSTELARAASAARERREKFMHAARVLGNWARADMPAGDAASIVCRCEAVTRGEISRAAAMGLSGPREAKLATRAGMGFCQGRTCHPAVQAAIGADEPPSYRFPLRPVRADAFGAHR, from the coding sequence ATGTCCAAGCCCTTCCGCCGCCGTCACGATTCCGCCGATCTCGAAATCGAGGTCGATGGTGCGCGCATCCCCGCCCGGACGGGGGAGAGTGCCGCCGCCGCGATGCTCGCCGCCGGAATCGCCGCGTTCGGCGCCGATCCCAAGGGTGCAGCGCGCGGGCCCGCCTGCATGATGGGATCGTGCTTTCAATGCGCCTGCACGATCGACGGCGTGCCCGACGCGCGCGCGTGCCGGGTATCGGTGGCGCCGGGCATGAAAATCTCGACCGCAGCGGCGCGCGCACCGGCGCGGCCGATACAAACCCCGGTTGAAATCGACGCGGAAGTGGCCGTCGTCGGCGCGGGGCCGGCGGGCGGGGCTTGCGCGTTGGCGCTGGCCGCCGAAGGCTTGCGCGTCACGCTGATCGACGACAATGCGGCGGCGGGCGGGCAGATCTGGCGCAAACGTTTCGATGCCGAGCAGGGCGGCGGCGCTTGGCTGCGATCGCGGTTGACCGCCACGAAGGATCGCATCGACCATCGGGCCGGCTACGAAGTGTTGGGTCGCGGCGCCGATGGCGCGCTGATGCTTGCCGACCGCGACGGGCGCGGGACGATTTCGCGTGCGCGCCATCTGGTGATTGCGGCGGGCGCGTTGGAAGTGCCGAACCCCATTCCGGGCTGGACGCTGCCCGGCGTGGTCAATCTCGGCGCCTTGCAGATCCTCGCCAAAGCAGACGGCGTGATCCCGGACGGGCCCGTCTTGCTCGCGGGCGCGGGGCCGCTGCTTTACGTCGTCGCGCATGATCTGGTTGTGTCCGGCGTTCGGCCCGTTGCGGTCGTCGATGCCGCGCCGTGGCCTTCCATCGACGTTTTAAAGGCGCTATCGACGGCCCCCGGCCTGTTCCGCCAAGCGCTGAAATACGAATGGAAATTGCGCGCGGCACGCGTGCCGATTTTGCGGGGTTCCCGGATCGAGCGCATCGAGCGCAATGGCGAGGCGTTGCGCGTGTCGGCCAGCGGCGGCCGGCGCTTCGACGTGGCCGTCGTCGGGACGAGCTTGGGCTTGCGGCCCAATATCGAACTCGCCGCGCAAGCAGGTGCGGCGCTCGCGCATGATCCGCTGCTCGGCGGTTGGCATGCGCGGGTCGATGCGCAAGGGGCGACGTCGCAAAGCGGGATTTACGCGATCGGCGAAACGCGCGGCATTGGCGGCGTCGAGGTGGCGTTGTGCGATGGCGTGATTACGGCCGCCGCGATCATCGAAGCCGAGGGCCGCATTCCCAGCACGGAGCTTGCCCGCGCGGCGTCGGCCGCGCGCGAAAGGCGGGAGAAGTTTATGCACGCTGCGCGGGTACTTGGAAATTGGGCGCGTGCCGATATGCCGGCGGGCGATGCGGCGTCGATCGTCTGCCGCTGCGAAGCGGTGACGCGCGGCGAGATTTCGCGCGCCGCGGCGATGGGTTTGTCGGGCCCGCGCGAGGCGAAGCTCGCGACGCGGGCCGGGATGGGATTTTGCCAGGGCCGGACTTGTCATCCGGCGGTCCAGGCGGCGATCGGGGCGGACGAACCGCCCAGCTATCGCTTTCCGCTACGGCCGGTGCGCGCCGACGCGTTCGGCGCGCACCGTTGA
- a CDS encoding FAD-binding oxidoreductase: MRRIETDIAIFGAGIMGAGCAYELAKAGKRVHLVDRGLPAGGTSGACDGFVSVSTKTPGPAMTLAIASQKLWRDWAAELGAERVEYHITGGLMLIEAPDEIAKMEAHTSLLTGQGIAARLVDRQAMLAIEPELSPELHGAVDVPNEAGVTPYLATLALLDAARAKGAVTSWKTRPLEFDIAGGRIASATLEDSEGGRFRLAAEHFVFCAGIWSRDLGALIGLDLPVIPRRGELLVTARGLPLAKRFLVSARYLTAKLDPDLAAKSDDPLIRMGYGFTLEATPHGQHLIGNTRAFVGYDRSVSDDGYRTILTEGAKRVPALAQVSILRAFAGLRPFVPDKKPLLGRSATYANLLVAAGHEGDGITLSAVTAKSICALALGNTPPVSLAGFEPDRFLAAA, encoded by the coding sequence ATGCGTCGCATCGAAACGGACATCGCCATTTTCGGCGCCGGGATCATGGGGGCGGGTTGCGCCTACGAACTCGCCAAGGCGGGAAAGCGTGTCCATCTGGTCGACCGCGGTTTGCCCGCCGGCGGTACGTCGGGCGCTTGCGACGGCTTCGTCTCCGTCTCGACCAAGACGCCGGGCCCCGCCATGACGCTCGCCATCGCCAGCCAAAAGCTGTGGCGCGATTGGGCGGCGGAGCTCGGCGCCGAACGCGTCGAGTATCACATCACCGGCGGTTTGATGCTGATCGAAGCGCCCGATGAAATCGCCAAGATGGAAGCGCATACTTCGCTGCTGACCGGCCAAGGCATCGCGGCGCGATTGGTCGATCGCCAAGCGATGCTGGCGATCGAGCCCGAATTGTCGCCCGAGCTTCACGGCGCGGTCGATGTGCCGAACGAAGCGGGCGTCACGCCCTATCTCGCCACTCTCGCCTTGCTCGATGCCGCGCGCGCGAAAGGTGCCGTGACATCCTGGAAGACGCGCCCGCTCGAATTCGACATCGCGGGCGGCCGGATCGCATCGGCCACGCTGGAAGATTCCGAGGGCGGGCGCTTCCGACTCGCCGCCGAGCATTTCGTGTTCTGCGCGGGCATCTGGAGCCGCGATCTTGGCGCGCTGATCGGGCTCGATCTGCCGGTCATTCCACGGCGCGGCGAATTGCTGGTGACGGCGCGCGGGCTTCCTCTCGCCAAACGCTTCCTCGTTTCGGCGCGCTATCTCACCGCCAAGCTCGATCCGGATCTCGCCGCCAAGTCCGACGATCCGCTGATCCGCATGGGCTACGGATTCACACTGGAAGCCACGCCCCACGGCCAGCACCTGATCGGCAACACGCGCGCCTTCGTCGGCTACGACCGCAGCGTGTCGGATGACGGCTATCGCACCATTCTGACCGAAGGCGCCAAGCGCGTCCCCGCCCTCGCCCAAGTTTCCATCCTGCGCGCCTTCGCCGGTTTGCGGCCCTTCGTGCCCGACAAGAAGCCGCTGCTGGGCAGAAGCGCCACATATGCCAATCTTTTGGTCGCCGCCGGGCACGAAGGCGACGGCATCACGCTATCCGCCGTCACCGCCAAGTCTATTTGCGCTTTGGCGCTGGGAAATACGCCGCCCGTTTCGCTTGCCGGGTTCGAACCGGATCGCTTTCTGGCCGCCGCCTAG
- a CDS encoding pentapeptide repeat-containing protein codes for MALTAPTPDDIHRRKSMDQRECDLMMRRHELYMLARSGGQRANFSYRNLTGLNLACKNLSEADFTGAIMVECDLSGTNLTRALLFCANLTKAKIVRANLTRADLRGACLKGADLTAAELFNADLREGQIFTRAKASDLESMAVDPDPADMSRAKLVNANLTQANMSGSVAAMADFTDAILKGANLAKANLKNAVMEGADLEGADLSRADLRGVVLRNANLYGAVFIAADRTGADETGALTDAPRGKPMSMLRDSLHTLIRDHQSWVESGGASGKALDISGFDMRDIEWPDHALLTSMKAAGACLAHARIQGAWLQASNFEGADLRGADFRAADLRGANLRATNLVRANFEAANLAPLVVASGKALVTRLDRATLRHARFVNCQLTQTSFREADLRWSSFVDCETMGADFELSIGRPASAPPPPPEPSA; via the coding sequence ATGGCCCTCACCGCGCCCACGCCCGACGATATCCATCGCCGCAAATCGATGGATCAGCGCGAATGCGATCTGATGATGCGCCGCCACGAGCTTTATATGCTCGCGCGCTCGGGCGGCCAGCGCGCGAATTTCTCCTACCGCAATCTCACCGGCCTCAATCTCGCCTGCAAAAATCTGTCGGAAGCGGATTTCACCGGCGCGATCATGGTCGAGTGCGATTTGTCGGGCACGAACCTGACGCGCGCGTTGCTGTTCTGCGCGAATCTGACCAAGGCGAAGATCGTACGCGCGAATTTGACCCGCGCCGATTTGCGCGGCGCGTGTTTGAAGGGGGCCGACCTGACGGCCGCCGAGCTTTTCAACGCCGATCTGCGCGAAGGTCAGATCTTCACCCGCGCGAAGGCCAGCGACCTCGAAAGCATGGCGGTCGATCCCGACCCGGCGGATATGAGCCGCGCCAAGCTCGTCAACGCGAACCTGACGCAAGCGAATATGTCGGGCTCGGTCGCGGCGATGGCCGATTTCACCGACGCGATTTTGAAGGGCGCCAATCTCGCCAAGGCAAATCTCAAAAACGCGGTGATGGAAGGCGCGGATTTGGAAGGCGCGGATCTCAGCCGCGCCGATTTGCGCGGCGTGGTCTTGCGCAACGCCAATCTCTATGGCGCCGTATTCATCGCCGCCGACCGCACGGGTGCGGACGAAACCGGCGCTTTGACCGATGCCCCGCGCGGCAAGCCGATGAGCATGCTGCGCGACTCCCTGCACACGCTGATCCGCGACCATCAAAGCTGGGTCGAAAGCGGCGGCGCCTCGGGCAAAGCGCTGGATATTTCGGGCTTCGATATGCGCGATATCGAATGGCCCGATCACGCGTTGCTCACCTCGATGAAGGCGGCGGGCGCTTGCCTAGCGCATGCCCGCATCCAGGGCGCTTGGCTGCAAGCCAGCAATTTCGAAGGCGCCGATCTGCGCGGCGCCGATTTCCGGGCGGCGGATCTGCGCGGCGCCAATCTGCGCGCGACCAATCTGGTGCGCGCCAATTTCGAAGCGGCGAATCTCGCCCCGCTCGTCGTCGCCTCGGGCAAGGCGCTGGTCACGCGTCTTGATCGTGCGACCTTGCGCCATGCGCGCTTCGTCAATTGCCAATTGACGCAGACCTCGTTCCGCGAAGCCGATCTGCGCTGGTCGAGTTTCGTCGATTGCGAAACGATGGGCGCCGATTTCGAATTGTCGATCGGCCGCCCCGCCTCGGCGCCCCCGCCGCCGCCCGAACCTTCGGCCTAG
- a CDS encoding DUF748 domain-containing protein: protein MSIVAAALLAVLLPPALWWGPSAALRFALTRGLEAQGIKVAALDEAVFSLTRGQIDLRRLDMRPPMGPPFIVDHIDVSFAWKPLFAGRVDILEVTVDGFELRMERDKDRRWVLPFPSGETVPVADAAAAVATPPPASSPFPLGIARLTAKNGRVTLADADGKTLPVAIEKFDVSDFALADAERPLRLEVDAKLAGGTLRAKGTATPMANAPGAKFDIAIADLDLGAVAPFADFAMAGRLRADLKLDAKFDAVAVDGELALANARLPAIAAARAFDWRGQTTWSPKDGLAVTGAANAADLAIDQAKAGGIAASAFAFRLAPNMTWRGAVSGMVDALETTIPDLQFSARRLTLADLQAQSDAGGGIAIDGKATGQGLNIVVGETRATLDGVDVTLTRAAIGKTIEAEFDARATGMTGKLPDAQATLDALHVAGKYVQGDFDGKVEIDNANAETAEFAAKIARAAIQGRYANGDFTGPVSLDGLEARHKTEKITITAAGIGGNMDIAPERPRFAAQQLRLRELAARRDDGMDLFQAASISFDRFTYADAALRIRALAVEQMKALRRETAMGEIAAFPWRFEAARVDVGGANLDPDRILRFGTVRARAPVVRVTRTPKGLASFEALAAGDADPDAPTPAIRVARVEIDDARLEFEDRAIRTPVYLDASRVAIRVGALDTRAVDRPTPVSLKGRVGGYGEISLEGTAMPLAAKRGFDLKGKAQGIDLPPISPYVADALGVDLRTGNFDLDLTLTAKEEALTGVSNWHIRNLEIDERGAPRLSEETGVPIGLALSLLRDSAGDIALDIPIAGKLDDPSFDTSGAVRQAVGGAMRGAITGTFNVLFPFGMVIGALIDGGGGPEIALAPVAFAAGKSALDDAPATTLDRLADALAARPTLRMEICGFAGPDDLRALNAAQGTDAQGQKMIEGIQNLIARATGAPPPVHGEDDLRRLAEARMRAVKDRLIAREGVAANRLFECRPVVETADGAKPRVELKF from the coding sequence GTGTCGATCGTCGCGGCAGCCCTTTTGGCCGTCCTGCTGCCCCCCGCTTTGTGGTGGGGGCCGTCCGCCGCTTTGCGTTTTGCACTGACGCGCGGGCTTGAAGCGCAAGGCATCAAGGTCGCCGCCCTCGACGAAGCGGTGTTCTCGCTCACGCGCGGCCAGATCGATCTGCGCCGCTTGGACATGCGCCCGCCGATGGGCCCGCCTTTCATCGTCGACCATATCGACGTGTCCTTCGCCTGGAAGCCCTTGTTCGCGGGCCGCGTGGACATTCTGGAAGTCACGGTCGATGGGTTCGAGTTGCGCATGGAGCGCGACAAGGACCGGCGCTGGGTGCTGCCTTTCCCCAGCGGCGAAACCGTGCCGGTCGCCGACGCGGCCGCGGCGGTGGCGACGCCACCGCCCGCATCGTCGCCGTTCCCGCTGGGCATCGCGCGGCTCACGGCGAAGAACGGGCGCGTGACGCTCGCCGATGCCGACGGCAAGACGCTGCCGGTGGCGATCGAGAAATTCGACGTATCCGATTTCGCGCTCGCCGATGCCGAACGCCCGCTGCGCTTGGAGGTCGACGCGAAACTCGCCGGCGGCACGCTGCGCGCCAAGGGCACGGCCACGCCGATGGCGAACGCCCCGGGCGCCAAATTCGATATCGCGATCGCCGATCTCGATTTGGGTGCTGTGGCACCCTTCGCCGATTTCGCGATGGCGGGTCGTTTGCGCGCCGATCTGAAACTCGACGCCAAATTCGATGCGGTGGCGGTCGATGGCGAACTCGCGCTGGCCAATGCACGCCTGCCCGCGATTGCCGCCGCGCGTGCGTTCGATTGGCGTGGCCAGACAACTTGGTCGCCGAAGGATGGTCTGGCCGTGACCGGCGCGGCGAACGCCGCCGACCTTGCGATCGACCAGGCCAAAGCCGGCGGAATCGCCGCTTCGGCGTTCGCTTTCCGGCTGGCGCCGAACATGACATGGCGCGGTGCCGTATCGGGCATGGTCGATGCGCTGGAAACGACGATCCCCGATTTGCAATTCAGCGCGCGGCGTTTGACGCTTGCCGATCTGCAAGCGCAAAGCGATGCCGGCGGCGGGATCGCGATCGACGGCAAGGCGACCGGCCAAGGATTGAATATCGTCGTCGGCGAAACCCGCGCGACGCTTGACGGCGTGGACGTGACGTTGACCCGGGCCGCGATCGGCAAGACGATCGAAGCCGAATTCGACGCGCGCGCGACCGGCATGACCGGCAAATTGCCCGACGCGCAAGCCACACTCGATGCGCTGCACGTCGCGGGTAAATACGTGCAGGGCGATTTCGACGGCAAAGTCGAAATCGATAACGCGAATGCCGAGACCGCGGAATTCGCCGCCAAGATCGCGCGCGCCGCGATCCAGGGGCGCTACGCCAACGGCGATTTCACCGGGCCGGTATCGCTCGACGGGCTGGAAGCGCGCCACAAGACGGAGAAGATCACGATCACCGCCGCCGGTATCGGCGGCAATATGGATATCGCCCCGGAACGGCCGCGCTTCGCCGCCCAGCAATTGCGCTTGCGCGAATTGGCGGCACGGCGCGACGACGGCATGGACCTGTTCCAGGCGGCGTCGATTTCATTCGACCGCTTCACCTATGCCGACGCGGCGTTGCGCATCCGCGCCTTGGCGGTCGAGCAGATGAAGGCGCTGCGCCGCGAAACCGCGATGGGCGAAATCGCCGCCTTCCCGTGGCGCTTCGAAGCCGCGCGCGTGGATGTCGGCGGCGCCAATCTCGATCCCGACCGTATCCTGCGTTTCGGCACGGTGCGCGCGCGCGCCCCCGTCGTTCGCGTCACGCGCACGCCCAAGGGCCTGGCGAGTTTCGAGGCGCTGGCGGCGGGCGATGCCGACCCGGACGCGCCCACGCCCGCGATCCGCGTGGCGCGGGTGGAGATCGACGATGCGCGCCTTGAATTCGAGGATCGCGCGATCAGAACGCCGGTCTATCTCGACGCCTCGCGCGTCGCGATCCGTGTCGGGGCGCTCGACACGCGCGCGGTCGACCGGCCCACGCCGGTGTCGCTGAAAGGCCGGGTCGGCGGCTACGGCGAGATATCCCTCGAAGGCACGGCGATGCCGCTCGCGGCCAAACGCGGCTTCGATTTGAAAGGAAAAGCGCAAGGAATAGATCTACCGCCGATCTCGCCCTATGTCGCCGACGCTTTGGGCGTCGATCTGCGCACCGGCAATTTCGATCTCGATTTGACGCTGACGGCGAAGGAGGAAGCGCTGACCGGCGTTTCCAACTGGCATATCCGCAATCTGGAAATCGACGAGCGCGGCGCGCCGCGTTTGTCGGAGGAAACGGGCGTGCCGATCGGGCTCGCGCTTTCGCTGTTGCGCGATTCCGCCGGCGATATCGCGCTCGATATTCCCATCGCGGGCAAGCTCGACGACCCGAGCTTCGATACGTCGGGCGCCGTGCGCCAAGCGGTCGGGGGTGCGATGCGCGGCGCCATTACGGGCACGTTCAACGTGCTGTTTCCCTTCGGTATGGTGATTGGCGCGCTGATCGACGGCGGCGGCGGGCCGGAGATCGCGCTGGCGCCCGTCGCTTTCGCGGCCGGGAAATCGGCGCTGGACGATGCGCCCGCGACGACGCTGGATCGCTTGGCCGATGCGCTGGCCGCGCGCCCGACCTTGCGGATGGAGATTTGCGGCTTCGCGGGACCCGACGATTTGCGGGCCCTCAACGCCGCGCAAGGGACGGATGCGCAAGGTCAGAAGATGATCGAAGGCATCCAGAACTTGATCGCGCGCGCCACCGGCGCGCCGCCGCCGGTCCATGGCGAAGACGATCTGCGCCGCTTGGCCGAAGCGCGCATGCGCGCGGTCAAAGACCGTTTGATCGCGCGCGAAGGCGTGGCGGCCAACCGCTTGTTCGAATGCCGGCCGGTGGTCGAAACCGCCGACGGCGCCAAGCCGCGCGTCGAACTGAAATTCTAG
- a CDS encoding pentapeptide repeat-containing protein, translating into MTGAGQPKLDRIALREIASSHARFRKGDPQGRRAKLSFYDLAGLDLDGLDLSGADLTGAQMRGCSARGANFKGSTLFCADLRFARLGGADLSGADLRGATLRGADLSDAKMVACDLREGKLARQRHEGSSATGQSIGGVVDAATAVLKGVDLSRAQLDGTIAMQVDLTDVKFAGAKMVRVDFRNANFTGADLRDAEMRACDLAGATLRGTVVAGAILAGTSLARADIAGAILDRAIREALATGGNASAQLRDVRAKLAALVEAHVAWIATQGAEGARLDLAGADLGGADLAGLDLSGASLRNAYAAGAKFARSSLVLSDLSFGDFSAADFCGADLRAVTLKRGFFAEARFAQADFRPVRVGGPGGQAMAANLEFGRFWRADFAGANLTRASLAGATFDGADLRGADLRDCVIADARFDGAQRD; encoded by the coding sequence GTGACGGGAGCGGGGCAGCCGAAGCTCGACCGCATCGCATTGCGCGAGATCGCTTCCTCGCACGCGCGCTTCCGCAAGGGTGATCCGCAAGGACGGCGCGCCAAGCTCAGTTTCTACGATCTCGCCGGGCTCGATCTCGACGGGCTCGATCTTTCCGGCGCGGATCTCACCGGCGCGCAGATGCGCGGCTGTTCGGCGCGCGGCGCCAATTTCAAGGGTTCCACGCTGTTCTGCGCCGATTTGCGTTTCGCGCGCTTGGGCGGTGCGGATCTATCGGGTGCGGATCTTCGCGGCGCCACCTTGCGCGGGGCGGATTTGTCCGACGCCAAAATGGTCGCCTGCGATCTGCGCGAAGGCAAACTCGCCCGCCAGCGCCACGAAGGCTCGAGCGCCACGGGTCAATCGATCGGCGGCGTGGTCGATGCCGCGACCGCCGTGCTGAAGGGGGTGGATCTCAGCCGCGCTCAGCTCGACGGCACGATCGCCATGCAGGTCGATCTGACCGACGTGAAATTCGCCGGCGCCAAGATGGTGCGCGTCGATTTTCGCAACGCCAACTTCACCGGTGCGGATCTGCGCGACGCGGAAATGCGCGCCTGCGATCTGGCCGGGGCGACCTTGCGCGGCACGGTCGTCGCCGGCGCCATCCTGGCGGGCACGTCGCTGGCGCGCGCCGATATCGCGGGCGCCATTCTCGATCGCGCGATCCGCGAAGCGCTGGCCACCGGCGGCAATGCCAGCGCGCAATTGCGCGATGTGCGCGCCAAGCTCGCGGCGCTGGTCGAAGCGCATGTCGCGTGGATCGCCACGCAAGGCGCCGAAGGGGCCAGGCTCGATCTCGCCGGGGCCGATCTTGGCGGTGCCGATCTCGCGGGGCTCGACCTGTCGGGGGCGAGTTTGCGCAATGCCTATGCCGCCGGCGCCAAATTCGCGCGCTCGTCGCTGGTTTTGTCCGATTTGTCGTTCGGCGATTTCTCGGCGGCGGATTTTTGCGGCGCCGATCTGCGCGCGGTCACGCTGAAGCGCGGATTCTTCGCCGAGGCGCGGTTCGCGCAGGCCGATTTCCGCCCGGTGCGCGTGGGCGGGCCCGGCGGACAGGCGATGGCCGCCAATCTGGAATTCGGCCGCTTCTGGCGCGCCGATTTCGCCGGCGCCAATCTAACGCGCGCGAGCTTGGCGGGGGCCACGTTCGATGGCGCCGATCTGCGCGGCGCCGATTTGCGCGACTGCGTTATCGCCGACGCCCGCTTCGACGGCGCCCAGCGGGATTAA
- a CDS encoding HAMP domain-containing histidine kinase — MDDESEIAALRAELAEAHARIARQRDFMAQLIHEFRSPLNAIAGFAEIMAEGKFGPMGNPRYVDYARDIHTAAIHLSELVVDTLDVARFSSGQYTLEEEVCDLAGVLNFAAATVRGLAERNRQNLDLDLPAHLSVFADPRALRQIAINLLSNAVKFTPAGGTIRLAARVAADGTPGFGVSDTGAGMDAETLARVTKLYAISSEGVRGEKGTGLGLSIVRLLTELHGGKLAVDSVPGSGTDAWVSLPPWRARSGPPPIHPWENVA, encoded by the coding sequence ATGGACGATGAATCGGAAATCGCGGCCCTGCGGGCGGAACTGGCGGAAGCGCATGCGCGCATCGCACGCCAGCGCGATTTCATGGCGCAATTGATTCACGAGTTCCGCAGCCCGCTGAACGCGATCGCCGGCTTCGCCGAGATCATGGCCGAAGGCAAATTCGGCCCGATGGGCAATCCGCGCTACGTCGATTACGCGCGCGACATCCACACCGCCGCGATCCATTTAAGCGAGCTGGTCGTCGATACGCTCGACGTCGCGCGCTTCTCCTCGGGCCAGTACACGCTGGAGGAGGAGGTTTGCGATCTCGCCGGCGTGTTGAATTTCGCGGCCGCCACGGTGCGCGGCCTCGCCGAGCGCAACCGGCAAAATCTCGATCTCGATCTGCCCGCGCATCTTTCCGTCTTCGCCGATCCGCGCGCCTTGCGTCAGATCGCGATCAATCTTCTGTCGAACGCGGTGAAGTTCACGCCGGCCGGCGGCACGATCCGCTTGGCCGCGCGCGTCGCGGCGGACGGCACGCCGGGTTTCGGCGTGTCCGACACCGGTGCCGGAATGGACGCCGAGACGTTGGCGCGCGTTACCAAGCTTTATGCGATATCCAGCGAAGGCGTGCGCGGCGAGAAGGGCACGGGGCTGGGGCTGTCGATCGTGCGCCTGCTGACCGAGTTGCACGGCGGCAAGCTCGCCGTCGATAGCGTGCCGGGTTCGGGCACGGATGCCTGGGTGTCGCTGCCGCCTTGGCGCGCGCGCAGCGGCCCGCCGCCGATCCATCCGTGGGAGAACGTCGCGTGA
- the recJ gene encoding single-stranded-DNA-specific exonuclease RecJ, with amino-acid sequence MDAAAFLGVQRSALGRFWRPRLADERAALALAQRLGVPEIVARILAGRGVDADAAPGFLEPRLRDALPDPFGFKDMDRAATRLVAAIKAKETIAVFGDYDVDGATSSALLRGFFASVGGESVVYIPDRMKEGYGPNAPALLKLKADGAGVAVTVDCGTTAHAPLQAASDAGLDMIVVDHHAAEPQLPKAFAIVNPNRLDESGAHGQMAAVGVAFLLAVAVNRRLRDEGLRHLDNEGLLGLLDLVALGTVCDVVPLTGVNRAYVAQGLKAIASRARPGIAALADVAGLSETPQAFHLGFTLGPRVNAGGRVGEADLGTRLLTTQDPLEAAEIARKLDGYNRERQRIEAEVLEAALTEAEAMGKSDFVCVAGEGWHAGVIGIVASRLKEKYDRPALVIALDGEIGKGSARSAMGFDIGAATIAARAEGLLINGGGHANAAGLTVARDALPALQNFLSARVAAYFSDAPRVSTYDLDGAMSLAGATTGFLDEIEKIGPFGMGNPEPRFAFANLRIAKADIVGTDHVRCFLQDARGARLAGIAFRSASSPLGTLLLRGDGAALHIAGRLKRDTWRGTQRVQLHIEDAAPA; translated from the coding sequence ATGGACGCCGCCGCTTTCCTCGGCGTCCAGCGTTCGGCCCTCGGCCGGTTCTGGCGGCCGAGGCTGGCGGACGAGCGCGCGGCGTTGGCATTGGCCCAGCGTTTGGGCGTGCCCGAAATCGTCGCGCGTATTCTCGCCGGGCGCGGCGTCGATGCCGATGCGGCACCGGGTTTCCTCGAGCCGCGCTTGCGCGACGCGCTGCCCGATCCGTTCGGCTTCAAGGATATGGATCGCGCGGCCACGCGCCTTGTCGCCGCGATCAAAGCCAAAGAGACGATCGCCGTGTTCGGCGATTACGACGTCGACGGCGCCACGTCGTCGGCCTTGCTGCGCGGCTTCTTCGCTTCCGTCGGCGGCGAAAGCGTCGTCTATATCCCCGACCGGATGAAGGAAGGCTACGGCCCCAACGCGCCGGCCTTGCTGAAACTGAAAGCCGACGGGGCGGGTGTCGCCGTGACCGTCGATTGCGGCACGACCGCGCATGCGCCGTTGCAAGCGGCGAGCGACGCGGGCCTCGACATGATCGTGGTCGATCATCACGCCGCCGAACCGCAACTGCCCAAGGCGTTCGCCATCGTCAATCCGAACCGGCTCGACGAAAGCGGCGCGCATGGGCAGATGGCGGCGGTGGGGGTGGCGTTCCTGCTGGCGGTCGCGGTCAATCGCCGTTTGCGCGACGAAGGTTTGCGTCATCTCGACAACGAAGGTCTGCTCGGTCTGCTCGATCTCGTGGCGCTTGGCACCGTCTGCGACGTGGTGCCGCTTACCGGCGTCAATCGCGCTTATGTCGCGCAAGGCCTGAAGGCCATCGCGTCGCGTGCGCGGCCGGGGATCGCGGCGCTGGCCGATGTCGCGGGGCTTTCCGAAACCCCGCAGGCCTTCCATTTGGGTTTCACGCTGGGCCCGCGCGTCAATGCCGGCGGGCGCGTGGGCGAGGCCGATCTCGGCACGCGATTGCTGACGACGCAAGATCCGCTGGAAGCGGCGGAGATCGCGCGCAAGCTCGACGGCTATAATCGCGAGCGGCAGCGCATCGAAGCCGAAGTGCTCGAAGCCGCGCTGACCGAAGCCGAGGCGATGGGCAAATCCGATTTCGTCTGCGTGGCGGGCGAGGGCTGGCATGCGGGCGTCATCGGTATCGTCGCCAGCCGCCTCAAGGAAAAATACGACCGGCCCGCACTGGTGATCGCGTTGGACGGCGAAATCGGCAAGGGCTCGGCGCGCTCGGCGATGGGTTTCGATATCGGGGCCGCGACCATCGCGGCACGCGCCGAAGGTCTGCTGATCAACGGCGGCGGCCATGCCAATGCGGCGGGTTTGACCGTCGCGCGCGACGCGCTGCCGGCGTTACAGAATTTCCTGAGCGCGCGCGTCGCCGCATATTTTTCGGATGCGCCGCGCGTTTCGACCTACGACCTCGATGGCGCAATGTCGCTCGCGGGCGCTACCACTGGCTTCCTGGACGAGATCGAGAAGATCGGTCCCTTCGGCATGGGCAACCCGGAACCGCGCTTCGCCTTCGCCAATTTGCGGATCGCAAAAGCCGATATCGTCGGCACGGACCATGTCCGTTGCTTTTTGCAAGATGCGCGGGGCGCCAGGCTGGCCGGTATCGCTTTCCGGTCCGCGTCCTCGCCGTTGGGTACACTGTTGCTGCGCGGCGACGGTGCTGCATTGCACATCGCCGGGCGGTTGAAACGCGACACTTGGCGCGGCACGCAGCGCGTACAACTGCATATCGAGGATGCGGCGCCGGCGTAA